The Alphaproteobacteria bacterium genomic interval CGCCGATGTTGGCGATCACTGGCCCCGTGAACTCTCGGGCGGCATGGCCCAGCGGGTCAGTTTGGTGCGCGCACTCGTAGCACGGCCCTCGGTCCTGCTTCTCGACGAACCGTTCAGCGCGCTTGATGCCTTGACCCGATACGACCTGCAGGAGCATCTTGTGGAATTGTGGAGTTTTGACCGGCCGACTCTGGTGCTGGTCACCCACGACATCGAAGAAGCACTTTTTCTCGCCGATCGCGTCGTCGTGATGCGCGGCCAACCGGGGCGCATCCATTCGATTTCGGCACCCCATCTGCCGCGCCCGCGAAATCGCGGCGACCAGCAATTCCAATCCTGGAAACAGAGTCTCTTTGCCGAGCTTCATGACTCGGTTCGTGCCGCCCCGGTTGATCGCACCGGAGAGATCGATGAAAATGCCGGGATCGTGCATTTCAAAAAGGCGGTGTGAGCATGGCCAAGGTTTCGACACTGACGGCGGAGGAGCTGAAGGCGCTGCAAGCGCCGATCAAGGAAAAATATCGTGAGACGCCGGCGACGGCAGTCGTGACGTTGCGCGCGAAGGGAACGCTCGACGAACTCGGTGTCGCGTGCCGGGTCGAGACCGGGCGCGCCATCGTGGAAGCCGGACTTCATCCCGCGACGGGTGGGAGCGGACTTCAGGCGTGCTCGGGCGACATGCTGCTCGAGGCCCTTGTCGCGTGCGCGGGCGTCACCCTCAAGGCGGTCGCGACCGCACTCGACTTCAAACTCGGCGCCGGAACCGTATCGGCCGAGGGGGAGCTCGACTTCCGCGGCACGCTGGGTGTTGCCAAGGAAGCGCCCGTAGGCTTTCGCAATATCCGCTTGCGCTTCGAGCTCGATTCCGACGAACCGCGGGAGCGGATCGATCTTCTCACCAAGCTCACGGAACGGTATTGCGTGGTGTTCCAGACGCTCCGCAGCTCGCCACCCCTCGCCCTCGAGGTCAAGGCGCATGCCGGCTGAGTGGCCGTTTTACCGCGCGCACCTGTTGCTGCGGCGGCCGCCACGCTGGCTCACGGCAGTAACTTCGTCCGCAGCGTGAGCAGTATCCCGGCAAATATCAGCGCAGCACTCGCGGCGATATGTAGTGTTACGCGATCGCCGAAGAAAACGACGGAGTAGAAAAAGGCCAATACGGGAACGAGCATGGTGAATTGCCCTGCCGTCGAGGCGGGCATGTCAGTAAGCACCTTGGCCCAGCACCAATAGGAAACCGCAGTGCCGAGGAGTGCGGTGAACGCCCACGCAATGAAAAGCGTGCCCGTGAAATGAACGGGAAGGTGGCCTTCGAACACGAACGACACTGGCAAAAGGGGTACCCCACCCAACAGAATTTGCCAGAACGTCTGAGTCCAAAATCCCGTGCGCCAGCGCCGACGCCGATAAAGCACTGCCCCGGCAGCCCAGCAGAATGCACCGACCAGTATGGCGCCATTACCAATGAGCACGCCACGGTCGCGCCAATCGACGATGGCCGGATCGAAAAATCCGGCAAGCCCGAGCAGCCCGACCAACCCGCCGACGATCTTCATCGGGTGCGGCCGCTCGTGAAGGAGCCAGACGCTGAGCGGAATGGCCCAGAGCGGCATCGTGAAGGTCAATACCGCAGCGCGTCCGGGCTGCATGAATTGAAGCCCGATCATATTGGCGCCAAGGAGTGCGCCGATCTGGAGAAAGCCGCTCCAGGCAAGCATGACGCGTTCGCCCCGTTCGGGTAGGAGCGGGAGCCGCCATGCAAGGAGCAAGATGGCGAGGATCGCAGCACTGCCGAGAAGGCGCGCAACGGTGAAGGCAATCGGCGGCGCCTCCGCGACCGCAAGCTTCAACATCGGCCAGTTGCTACCCCAAAGGAGGATCGTGAAGCCGAGATAAAGAAAGGTCAGCGCGTGCGCGCGACGGGACCGCGATTTCGCCCGCGACTCATCCGATCGATTGTCCACAACGCTTTCCGGCAATTGCCTCTCCGCAAGTCATCCCGATCGACGCCACGAATCGCAACACCCTAACCGACGCGGATCGAAACTGCGAATAGGTCGCTTCACCTGAAATCCGGCCACCGCCGCGCAAGGATTAGGCAATCCTATTTGAACGCCGAGCCCACCTCGGACTGATTTCAACCGACCTCTTTAAGCCGCTGCAAGTCCACACGAGGTGCGGGAACTTCCGCAAGTTCTAAAATACCTTTGGAGCCATGGGGGAACCGCTGGAATGGGTGCGTCAGGCTGCATTTTGGGCGGGCACGGATTGTCGGCGGTTGCACCCATTTGCCAGCCGGGTTAAGGTTTCGTGATAAGAACAGGGTAGCGCCCTCGATCCATCAGCATGCGTCGGGATGCGGCCTTGAGAACAACAGCATAACTGAACAGGGGGAATACCCATGGCAGTTTCGACATCTGCACAAGGCGGTTTTGCGAAGGGGACCAATCTGCCTTTCATCATTGGCGCTTCGTCGGTCGGCACGCTGATCGAGTGGTACGACTTCTATCTTTACGGCGTGCTCGCGGTGTTCTTTAGCAAGCACTTCTTTTCGCCGAGCTTGGACCCGACCGTCGCCCTTATCGCAAGCCTTTTCGTGTTTTGGACTGGGTTCCTGGTGCGTCCCTTCGGGGCGATCGTATTCGGTCACCTCGGCGATTTGATTGGACGCAAGTTTACATTCATGCTGACCTTGCTGCTGATGGGTACGTCGACATTCGTCGTTGGCCTGCTCCCGGGTTACGACGCGATTGGCGTCTTCGCACCGATTTTGCTCGTGACAATGCGTGTGTTGCAGGGCTTGGCCCTCGGCGGGGAATATGGCGGTGCGGCAACCTACATAGCCGAGCATTCACCCGATTCGAGGCGCGGCTTTTACACCTCGTGGATCCAGACGACAGCCACGATGGGTATCGTCCTGGCACTCCTCGTGATTCTTATTTGCAGGCTGCAGCTTGGCGATCAGGCTTTTACCGATTGGGGATGGCGCGTGCCCTTCCTCATTTCGGCGGTCCTCGTCGTCTTGTCGATCTACATTCGCATGAAACTCGAGGAGTCGCCGCTCTATGCGATGCTAAAGGAGCAGGGGAAGGCGTCCTCCAACCCGGCACTGGAGAGCTTTGGCAGCGGCCGAAATTGGGGTTTGATATTGCTAGCACTGTTCGGGGCCACCGCACCGGAAGGTGTCGTGTGGTACACGAGCCAATTCTACGCGCTATTCTACATGACGACCGTGCTCAAGATTAATTATGTGACGGTCTACGTCATCATGATGATAGCGCTTACCGCCGGCGCGCCCTTTTTCATCTACTTTGGCTCTCTTTCGGACCGAATCGGCCGCCGCAACATCATGACGCTCGGCTTCGCGCTTGCCGTGGCCACGTATTGGCCGGTATTCACGTGGTTGGGGACGTTCAAGGACAATCCGGTTGTGCTGACGATTCTCGTCTTCTACATGGTGATCTTGGTCACAATGGTGTACGGCCCGATTGCCGCGTTCCTGGTCGAGCTGTTTCCGGCGCGCATTCGCTATACGTCGATGTCGTTGCCTTACCATATCGGCAATGGGGTATTCGGTGGACTTGTTCCGGCGGCCGGCGCCTCGATCGCTGCGCTGACCGGGATTGCCCTCGGGGGGCTGTTCTATCCGATGGGCATCGCGGCACTTGGTGTCGTCGTGAGCCTTGTGGGTATCCGAGAGCCCACGCACCATGTGAAAATCTGGGATGAGGTGGGCGGCGCACCGCCGCTCGTTCCGGATCAATTATAACGACCGACGCCTGCGGCTGGCGAGACGGGGCGCCAAGCGGCCTCGTCTCGCCGCGACGCATCGACCGCTGGCGGACACGCAATCGCACTCTACGCGGCAGGGTCGGGCGCCGTGCCTCGACGGTGCTGAAGGCAGCACCACGGTAGCAACGCGGCGACGATCGTTTCTGGCGGGGCCCCATGGCCCAGCCGCGCGGGCATTTCGCTCCGCATGCAAACGTGCGGAAACGAGCCAACGCGGTTGCTCCGGCGACGTGGGGTAGGCTACAAAGTGTCCCGATTTCACCGATACCCCTTTCTTCGCCACCTCGAGGGAGCCTATGGCCGCCTACCAGTACATCTACGTCATGAATGGCTTGTCGAAGACCTTCGCGGGGGGCCGGCAGGTCCTCAAGGACATTCGACTCTCGTTCTTTCCGGGCGCGAAGATCGGCGTCCTGGGTCCGAACGGCTCCGGCAAGTCGACACTCTTGCGTATCATGGCAGGGGTCGAATCCGATTTCACCGGCGAAGCCTGGGCGGCCGAGGGTGCGAAGGTCGGCTTTTTGCCGCAGGAGCCGCAACTCGACCCGAAAAAGGACGTGATCGGCAACGTGCTCGAAGGGGTCGGCGAGAAAAAGGCGCTGCTTGATCGCTTCGAGGCCGTCAGTGCACGCTTCGCCGAGCCGCTCGATGACGACGAGATGAACGCCTTGATCGCCGAGCAGGCCGATCTGCAAGCCAAGATCGATGCGATCAACGGATGGGAACTCGAGCGCCAAGTGGAAATCGCGATGGACGCCCTGCGTTGCCCGCCGGGTGACGCGGACGTGAGCACGCTTTCGGGCGGCGAGCGCCGCCGGGTCGCCCTTTGCCGGCTGCTCCTCTCACATCCGGACCTTCTGCTCCTGGACGAGCCGACCAACCACCTCGATGCCGAGTCGGTCGCCTGGCTCGAGCGATTTCTTCACGACTATGACGGCACCGTTGTGGCGGTAACGCACGATCGCTATTTTCTCGACAATATCGCCGGCTGGATTCTCGAGCTGGATCGAGGCCGGGGCATCCCCTTCGAGGGCAACTATTCGTCTTGGCTGGAGCAGAAGCAGAAGCGCCTTCAGCAGGAAGAGCGGCAGGAGGAAGGGCGCCAGCGGGAGCTGGCGCGCGAGCTCGAATGGATTCGCGCAACACCGCGCGCGCGTCAGGCCAAGAGCAAGGCGCGCGTGACGGCATACGAGGCGTTGTTGGCGGAAAGCCGGGACCGCAATCCCGACCAGGCGCAAATTGTGAT includes:
- a CDS encoding ABC transporter ATP-binding protein gives rise to the protein MLNILRLAKRYPNGHLALSGFDLDVAAGEIVAVVGGSGCGKSTLLRLIAGLDRASGGNVSLNGKSVIAPHPEIGLVFQEPRLMPWLTIRENVGFGLRDLRKEAKHARVVEALSRVGLADVGDHWPRELSGGMAQRVSLVRALVARPSVLLLDEPFSALDALTRYDLQEHLVELWSFDRPTLVLVTHDIEEALFLADRVVVMRGQPGRIHSISAPHLPRPRNRGDQQFQSWKQSLFAELHDSVRAAPVDRTGEIDENAGIVHFKKAV
- a CDS encoding OsmC family protein, which gives rise to MTAEELKALQAPIKEKYRETPATAVVTLRAKGTLDELGVACRVETGRAIVEAGLHPATGGSGLQACSGDMLLEALVACAGVTLKAVATALDFKLGAGTVSAEGELDFRGTLGVAKEAPVGFRNIRLRFELDSDEPRERIDLLTKLTERYCVVFQTLRSSPPLALEVKAHAG
- a CDS encoding DMT family transporter, translated to MPESVVDNRSDESRAKSRSRRAHALTFLYLGFTILLWGSNWPMLKLAVAEAPPIAFTVARLLGSAAILAILLLAWRLPLLPERGERVMLAWSGFLQIGALLGANMIGLQFMQPGRAAVLTFTMPLWAIPLSVWLLHERPHPMKIVGGLVGLLGLAGFFDPAIVDWRDRGVLIGNGAILVGAFCWAAGAVLYRRRRWRTGFWTQTFWQILLGGVPLLPVSFVFEGHLPVHFTGTLFIAWAFTALLGTAVSYWCWAKVLTDMPASTAGQFTMLVPVLAFFYSVVFFGDRVTLHIAASAALIFAGILLTLRTKLLP
- a CDS encoding MFS transporter, with product MAVSTSAQGGFAKGTNLPFIIGASSVGTLIEWYDFYLYGVLAVFFSKHFFSPSLDPTVALIASLFVFWTGFLVRPFGAIVFGHLGDLIGRKFTFMLTLLLMGTSTFVVGLLPGYDAIGVFAPILLVTMRVLQGLALGGEYGGAATYIAEHSPDSRRGFYTSWIQTTATMGIVLALLVILICRLQLGDQAFTDWGWRVPFLISAVLVVLSIYIRMKLEESPLYAMLKEQGKASSNPALESFGSGRNWGLILLALFGATAPEGVVWYTSQFYALFYMTTVLKINYVTVYVIMMIALTAGAPFFIYFGSLSDRIGRRNIMTLGFALAVATYWPVFTWLGTFKDNPVVLTILVFYMVILVTMVYGPIAAFLVELFPARIRYTSMSLPYHIGNGVFGGLVPAAGASIAALTGIALGGLFYPMGIAALGVVVSLVGIREPTHHVKIWDEVGGAPPLVPDQL
- the ettA gene encoding energy-dependent translational throttle protein EttA — its product is MAAYQYIYVMNGLSKTFAGGRQVLKDIRLSFFPGAKIGVLGPNGSGKSTLLRIMAGVESDFTGEAWAAEGAKVGFLPQEPQLDPKKDVIGNVLEGVGEKKALLDRFEAVSARFAEPLDDDEMNALIAEQADLQAKIDAINGWELERQVEIAMDALRCPPGDADVSTLSGGERRRVALCRLLLSHPDLLLLDEPTNHLDAESVAWLERFLHDYDGTVVAVTHDRYFLDNIAGWILELDRGRGIPFEGNYSSWLEQKQKRLQQEERQEEGRQRELARELEWIRATPRARQAKSKARVTAYEALLAESRDRNPDQAQIVIPAGPRLGNLVITAEHLRKAYGDRLLIDDLSFRVPPGAIVGLIGPNGAGKTTLFRMIVGAENPDGGALQRGDTVKFGYVDQSRESLRAEKTVWEEISDGLDQIELGRHRVASRAYVAAFNFKGTDQQKKVGQLSGGERNRVHLAKMLKAGVNVLLLDEPSNDLDVDTLRALEDALLAFAGCALVISHDRWFLDRIATHILAFEGDSQVVWFEGNYTDYEADRKRRLGQEADQPHRIKYKPLVRA